Proteins from one Aureimonas sp. SA4125 genomic window:
- a CDS encoding aldo/keto reductase has product MPVKATDKKRLKRANIELTLLGMGTAPLGGLYAPVALEDARAALKAAWDAGIRHFDAAPMYGLGRAEHLVGELLREADPESFHVSTKVGRLMSFDRPGRTLPPEPPKNEFDSGWHNGLPFREVFDYSYDAMLRSYDDSRQRTGLGRLDILFVHDIGRVTHGELHEHHWSALTKGGGFRALEELKAAGLIAGFGLGVNEWQVIRDAMDEADLDICLLAGRHTLLDGDAAETFLPLALKRDVDLVIGGVFNSGILASSSGRKKFNYVDAPAEVLAKVERLEAACRSFDVPLPAAAIQYPLRHPAATNVVIGAKTAAQVQQNVAWFEMPIPEALWQTLEDDGLIPPIA; this is encoded by the coding sequence ATTCCCGTGAAGGCAACCGACAAGAAGCGTCTCAAGCGCGCCAACATCGAGCTGACCCTCCTCGGCATGGGCACGGCGCCGCTGGGCGGGCTCTACGCGCCGGTGGCGCTCGAGGACGCGCGCGCCGCGCTCAAGGCCGCCTGGGATGCCGGCATCCGGCATTTCGATGCGGCACCGATGTACGGGCTGGGCCGCGCCGAGCATCTCGTCGGAGAGCTGCTGCGCGAGGCCGATCCCGAAAGCTTTCACGTGTCGACGAAGGTCGGCCGGCTGATGAGCTTCGATCGGCCGGGCCGCACCCTGCCGCCGGAACCGCCCAAGAACGAGTTCGATTCGGGCTGGCACAACGGCCTGCCGTTCCGCGAGGTCTTCGACTATTCCTATGACGCGATGCTGCGGTCATACGACGATTCCCGCCAGCGCACGGGGCTCGGCCGGCTGGACATCCTCTTCGTGCACGATATCGGCCGCGTCACCCATGGCGAGCTGCACGAGCATCATTGGTCGGCCCTCACCAAGGGCGGCGGCTTCAGGGCGCTGGAGGAGCTGAAGGCAGCCGGGCTGATTGCCGGCTTCGGCCTCGGCGTCAACGAATGGCAGGTGATCCGCGACGCGATGGACGAGGCCGATCTCGACATCTGCCTGCTCGCGGGCCGCCACACCCTCCTCGACGGCGATGCCGCGGAAACCTTTCTGCCGCTGGCGCTGAAGCGTGATGTCGACCTCGTCATCGGCGGCGTGTTCAACTCCGGCATCCTCGCATCGTCCTCCGGCCGCAAGAAGTTCAACTATGTCGACGCGCCGGCGGAGGTGCTGGCCAAGGTCGAGCGGCTCGAAGCCGCCTGCCGCAGCTTCGACGTGCCGCTGCCAGCCGCCGCGATCCAGTACCCGCTGCGCCATCCCGCCGCGACCAATGTGGTCATCGGCGCAAAGACCGCGGCCCAGGTGCAGCAGAACGTCGCCTGGTTCGAAATGCCGATCCCCGAGGCGCTTTGGCAGACGCTGGAAGACGACGGCCTGATCCCGCCGATCGCGTGA